From a single Oceaniferula flava genomic region:
- a CDS encoding sulfatase family protein yields MKKTLIPLLSTCLALVAHAAPKPNIIYILADDMGYGDVHCLNPERSKIATPHIDRLAAEGMIFTDAHSSSSVCTPTRYGVMTGRYNWRTHLQEGVIWGYSKPLIAADRLTVPQLLKQQGYNTAMIGKWHLGMELPTLDGKPVMEGKKDQRKPKKTNIDWKGEIKEGPVDRGFDYLYGISASLDMAPYIWIENDRFVGEADNHHPSKPAPGFKKDQVLASIGNKTVEYLKKQDASKPFFIYVPLTSPHTPIVPSAQWKGKSSLGSYGDFMMETDHVIGQIMKAVDASEFAENTVVIVTADNGCSKAAKIDRLEKKGHFPSAHLRGSKADLWDGGHRVPFIVRWPKGVQAGSTSDETICLTDLMATAAELAGTTVPPHAGEDSVSFAPALKGEPIQSTRQGVIHHSISGHFAYRQGKWKLLLAKGSGGWTSPTERQVKPGSPVAQLYDMEADPGETKNLYTSHPEVAKQLLQQLQADVSKGRSTAGSASQNDIENIQLWKNNK; encoded by the coding sequence ATGAAAAAAACACTCATTCCCCTCCTCTCCACCTGCCTGGCTCTCGTCGCCCATGCCGCGCCCAAGCCCAACATCATTTACATCCTCGCCGATGACATGGGCTACGGCGATGTGCATTGCCTCAATCCTGAGCGAAGCAAAATTGCCACGCCCCACATCGATCGACTGGCCGCAGAAGGCATGATTTTCACCGATGCCCATTCCAGCTCGTCGGTCTGCACGCCCACGCGATACGGCGTGATGACAGGCCGATACAATTGGCGCACCCATCTCCAAGAAGGAGTCATCTGGGGCTACAGTAAACCACTCATCGCAGCCGACCGACTCACTGTGCCGCAACTTTTAAAACAACAGGGCTACAACACCGCCATGATCGGCAAATGGCATCTGGGAATGGAGCTGCCAACGCTCGACGGCAAACCGGTGATGGAGGGCAAAAAAGATCAGCGCAAGCCGAAGAAAACGAATATCGACTGGAAAGGCGAAATCAAAGAAGGCCCGGTGGACCGTGGCTTTGACTACCTCTACGGCATTTCCGCCTCACTCGATATGGCGCCTTATATCTGGATTGAAAACGATCGCTTTGTCGGCGAGGCCGATAACCATCATCCATCCAAACCAGCTCCTGGTTTTAAAAAAGACCAAGTGTTAGCCTCCATCGGCAACAAGACGGTGGAGTATCTTAAAAAGCAGGACGCCTCGAAACCCTTCTTCATCTACGTTCCCCTGACCTCGCCGCACACCCCCATCGTGCCGTCTGCGCAGTGGAAGGGAAAAAGCAGCCTCGGCAGCTATGGCGACTTCATGATGGAAACGGATCACGTGATCGGGCAGATCATGAAAGCCGTGGACGCCTCGGAATTCGCGGAGAACACGGTGGTCATCGTCACCGCCGACAACGGCTGCTCCAAGGCCGCTAAGATCGATCGTTTGGAAAAGAAAGGCCACTTCCCCTCGGCCCACCTGCGTGGCTCGAAGGCCGACCTCTGGGACGGCGGACATCGCGTGCCATTCATCGTGCGCTGGCCGAAGGGCGTGCAAGCAGGATCGACCAGTGATGAGACGATCTGTCTAACCGACCTCATGGCCACAGCCGCCGAGCTCGCCGGCACCACCGTTCCGCCCCATGCAGGCGAAGACAGTGTGAGCTTTGCGCCAGCACTCAAGGGCGAGCCGATTCAATCGACGCGCCAGGGCGTGATTCACCACTCCATCAGCGGCCACTTTGCTTACCGCCAAGGGAAATGGAAGCTACTCCTGGCCAAAGGCTCCGGCGGCTGGACCAGCCCTACCGAGCGACAAGTCAAGCCGGGGTCCCCGGTCGCCCAGCTCTACGACATGGAAGCGGACCCGGGCGAAACCAAGAACCTCTACACCTCCCACCCGGAAGTCGCCAAACAACTGCTCCAACAACTCCAAGCAGACGTCAGCAAGGGCCGCAGCACCGCCGGATCGGCCAGTCAGAACGACATCGAGAACATTCAACTTTGGAAAAATAACAAATAA
- the ilvD gene encoding dihydroxy-acid dehydratase: MSDCRRPFSSQVFDGPDRAPSRAMMHAVGFKNEDFEKPQIGVASTWSQVTPCNMHIDRLANESAKGVDAAGGKAVIFNTITISDGISMGTEGMKYSLVSREVIADSIETVAGCEGMDGVVAIGGCDKNMPACIIALARMNRPSVFVYGGTILPGCASIKGEEKDLDIVSVFEAVGKHAAGEFSDEELKTVEENAIPGEGSCGGMYTANTMASAIEALGMSLPNSSAQAAVGDDKMIDCFDAGAAVLNMIDKGIRPLDILTRKAFENAVTVVIALGGSTNAVLHLLAMAHAAGVDLTIEDFTEIGKRVPMLADLKPSGKYVMADLVKIGGTVPLMRILLEAGLLHGDCLTVTGKTMAENLANSPIKYPEDQDIIRPLDNPIKKDSHLRILYGNLAPEGAVAKITGKEGNSFTGSARVFDCEEDAMKAILDGKIVDGNVIVIRREGPKGGPGMREMLGPTSAVMGRGLGDTVALITDGRFSGGSHGFVVGHITPEAHVGGPIGLLKDGDEITIDAVGNTISVNISEEELEARKADWQPYEPRYKRGVLAKYAHTVTSASTGAVTDKF, encoded by the coding sequence ATGTCTGATTGCCGCCGCCCATTTTCCTCACAAGTATTCGATGGCCCTGATCGCGCACCTAGCCGTGCGATGATGCATGCCGTCGGTTTTAAAAACGAAGATTTCGAGAAACCACAGATCGGAGTGGCCTCCACCTGGAGCCAGGTCACGCCCTGCAACATGCACATCGATCGTCTCGCCAACGAGTCCGCCAAAGGTGTCGATGCCGCCGGTGGTAAGGCCGTGATTTTTAACACCATCACTATTTCCGATGGAATCTCCATGGGCACCGAGGGGATGAAATACTCCCTCGTCTCGCGTGAAGTCATCGCCGACTCCATTGAAACCGTGGCCGGCTGCGAAGGCATGGACGGCGTGGTCGCCATCGGTGGCTGCGATAAAAACATGCCGGCATGCATCATCGCTCTGGCTCGGATGAACCGCCCCAGCGTCTTTGTCTACGGCGGCACCATCCTTCCCGGTTGTGCGAGCATTAAGGGGGAGGAAAAGGATCTCGATATCGTCTCCGTGTTCGAAGCCGTGGGAAAACACGCCGCCGGTGAGTTCTCAGATGAAGAGCTGAAGACCGTGGAGGAAAATGCCATCCCCGGCGAAGGCTCTTGCGGCGGCATGTACACCGCGAACACCATGGCCTCCGCCATTGAGGCGCTTGGGATGTCGCTTCCTAACAGCTCTGCGCAAGCGGCGGTTGGCGATGACAAGATGATCGACTGCTTCGATGCCGGCGCCGCCGTGCTGAACATGATCGACAAAGGCATCCGCCCACTCGACATCCTCACACGCAAGGCCTTCGAGAATGCGGTCACCGTGGTGATTGCTCTCGGCGGCTCCACCAATGCCGTGCTGCACCTTCTCGCCATGGCGCACGCCGCAGGTGTGGATCTGACCATCGAAGACTTCACCGAAATCGGCAAACGCGTCCCAATGCTGGCCGATCTGAAACCGTCGGGCAAATACGTCATGGCCGACCTGGTAAAAATCGGCGGCACCGTGCCACTGATGCGCATTCTGCTGGAGGCTGGTCTGCTTCATGGCGACTGCCTCACCGTCACCGGCAAGACCATGGCGGAAAACCTCGCCAATTCACCAATCAAGTATCCAGAAGACCAGGATATCATCCGTCCGCTGGATAATCCGATCAAGAAAGACAGCCACCTGCGCATCCTCTACGGCAACCTCGCTCCAGAAGGGGCTGTGGCCAAGATCACCGGTAAGGAAGGCAACAGCTTCACCGGCAGCGCCCGTGTCTTCGACTGTGAGGAAGACGCAATGAAAGCCATCCTTGACGGCAAAATTGTCGACGGCAATGTCATCGTCATCCGCCGCGAAGGGCCGAAAGGCGGTCCTGGTATGCGTGAGATGTTAGGGCCCACCTCCGCCGTCATGGGCCGAGGCCTCGGCGATACTGTCGCGCTGATCACCGACGGTCGATTCTCCGGTGGCAGCCACGGGTTTGTGGTCGGTCATATTACTCCGGAAGCGCACGTCGGCGGACCGATCGGTCTGCTGAAAGACGGCGATGAAATCACCATCGATGCCGTGGGTAACACCATCAGCGTCAACATCAGTGAGGAAGAGCTGGAAGCCCGCAAAGCCGATTGGCAACCGTATGAGCCACGCTACAAACGTGGTGTGCTCGCCAAATACGCCCACACCGTGACCTCCGCCTCCACCGGCGCCGTCACAGATAAATTCTAA